The genomic segment ACCGGCGGGTGCTGTTCGCCGGGGACCTGGTCTTCGAGGGCGGAACGCCGTTCTTCCTGATGGGGTCGCTGAGCGGTTCGCTGCGGGCGCTGGCGCTGCTGCGCGAGCTGGGCGCCGAGACCGTCGTACCGGGGCACGGGCCGGTGACCGACCCGTCGGCGTTCGACAAGGCCGAGCGGTACATGCGGTTCGTGGCCGACATCGCCGAGAAGTCGCACGCGGCGGGCCTCACGCCCCTGGAAGCGGCGCGGAACACGGATCTCGGGGAGTACGCCGCGCTGCCGGAGAGCGAGCGGCTGGTGGCGAACCTGCGCCGGGCGTACGCCGAGCTGGACGGAGCACCGGAGGGCGAGGGCGTCGACCCGTTCGCCGGGTTCATGGACATGGCGACCATCAACGGCGGGGAGATGATGACCTGCCACGCGTGACGCCCGGGAGGAGTCGGCGGGCCGGGTGGCCGGGGCGCCGACGACCGGACGCCGACGACCGGGTGGGGATCCGGCTTTCCGGCCGGATCCCGTCGAGACTCCGATCACTTTCGTGTCACCCACTGGACGACATACCGACCGGTCGGCATCATGAGAGGGTCCCGGTAACCCGCGTGGAGGAGCGATGATGCACCCAGACCACCCGCCAGGTCTCGATCCCGACCGGCTCCGCGCCCTGCTCGACGCCGAGCGGCCCGGACTCGTGGGCGGCCCGCTCACCGGCCGGCTGATCGAGGGCGGGCGGTCGAACCTGACGTACGAGGTCACGGACGGCACCGCCAAGTGGGTCGTACGCCGGCCGCCGCTGGGCCATGTGCTGGCCACCGCGCACGACATGAAGCGCGAGCACCGCGTGATCAGCGCGCTGCACCCGACCAACGTACCGGTGCCGCGTCCGGTGCTGCTCTGCGAGGACGAGGACGTGCTCGGCGCGCCCTTCTACGTCATGGACTTCGTCGAGGGCACCCCCTTCCGCACCGCCGACCAGCTGGCCCCGCTGGGTCCTGAGCGCACCCGGGCCGCCGTGCTGGGCCTGGTCGACACCCTCGTCGAACTGCACGCGGTGGACCCGGCCGAGGTGGGCCTCGCCGACTTCGGGCGCCCGGAGGGCTTCCTCGACCGGCAACTGCGCCGCTGGGGCAAGCAGTTGGCCGCGTCCCGCAACCGCGAGCTGGCCGGCATCGACGAGTTGCACGCGGCCCTCGGCCTGCAGCTCCCCCCCTCCCCCGCCCCGACGGTCATCCACGGCGACTACCGGCTCGACAACGTACTGCTCGGTGACGACGACCGGATCAAGGCCATCCTCGACTGGGAGATGTCCACGCTCGGCGATCCGCTCACCGACCTGGGCCTGCTGGTGATGTACAGCGTGCCGCTCGCCATGCCCGACTCGCCCGTCTCCACGACCGCCGCGGCCGCCGGGCACCCGGATCCGGCCGAGATCGTCGAGCGGTACGCGGCCCGCTCGGGCCGTGACGTGTCCTCGGTGTCCTGGTACACGGCGTTCGCGTGGTTCAAGCTCGCCGTGATCCTGGAGGGCATCCACTACCGGTACACCCTCGGCCAGACGGTCGGCCGCGGCTTCGACCGCATCGGCGACCTGGTCCCCGTCTTCATCGAACACGGCCTGACGACTCTTCGCACCGGCTCCCAGGAAGGCTGACCAGCATGGACTTCGCATTCGACGCCCGCACGGAGGAGCTGCGTGCCAAGCTCCTCGCCTTCATGGACGAGTACGTCTACCCGGCGGAGGCCGTGGCCGAGGAGCAGCGGGCCGAGCTGGCCTCGCCGTGGGACACCCCGGCCGTGGTGGAGGACCTGAAGGCCGAGGCCCGCAGGCAGGGCCTGTGGAACCTCTTCCTGCCCGACTCCGAGTACGGGGCCGGGCTCACCAACCTCCAGTACGCGCCGCTCGCCGAGATCACGGGGCGGTCCCCGCAGCTGGCGCCGACCGCGCTGAACTGCGCCGCGCCCGACACGGGCAACATGGAGGTGCTGAGCCAGTTCGGCGACGAGGCGCAGAAGAAGCAGTGGCTGGAGCCGTTGCTCGCCGGTGAGATCCGGTCGGCCTTCGCGATGACCGAGCCGGAGGTGGCCTCCTCGGACGCCACCAACATCACCACGCTGATCGAGCGGGACGGCGACGAGTACGTCGTCAGCGGGCGCAAGTGGTACATCTCCGGGGCCATGAACCCCGACTGCCAGATCTTCATCGTGATGGGCAAGACGGACCCGAACGGGGCCGACATCCGCCGTCAGCAGTCGATGATCCTGGTCCCGCGCGACACTCCGGGCGTCACGGTGAAGCGCGCGATGCGGGTCTTCGGGTACGAGGACCACTCCCACGGCGGCCACGCCGAGGTCGTCTTCGAGGGTGCGCGGGTGCCGGCCGCCAACCTGATCGGCGAGGAGGGCGGCGGTTTCGCCATCGCGCAGGCGCGGCTCGGTCCCGGCCGCATCCACCACTGCATGCGGCTCATCGGGATGGCCGAGCGGGCGATCGAGCTGATGTGCCGGCGGGCGGTGGCGCGGGAGGCCTTCGGCAAGGCGCTGGCGCAGCAGGGGGTCGTGCACAACTGGATCGCCGATGCGCGGGTCGCGGTCGAGCAGTTGCGGCTGCTGGTGCTGAAGACGGCGTGGATGATGGACACGGTGGGCAACAAGGGGGCCCACGCGGAGATTCAGGCGATCAAGATCGCTACGCCGCGGACTGTCGTGGACATCATCGACCGGGCCATTCAGCTGCACGGCGCGGGAGGTGTCAGCCAGGACTTCCCGCTGGCCGAGCTGTACGCGGGGGCGCGGACGCTGATGATCGCGGACGGGCCCGACGAGGTGCACCAGCGGTCGCTGGCTCGACGGGAGCTGAAGCGGTACATGTGAGCGGCGGGGGGTTCGTTGTCGGGTGCGGGTCCGGTGGGGGCTGGTCGCGCAGTTCCCCGCGCCCCTGAAAGACCAGGCCCTGCGGGCCCGAGAGACCACAACCCTGCAGGCCGGAAGGCCACGGGGCTACGGGCCTGAAAGCCACGGGGCTACGGGGCTGCGAGCCGGAAGGCGACGGGGCTACCGGGCTGCGGGCCGGAAGGCCACGGGGCTCCGGGCCTGAAGGCCACAGGGCTACGGGCCCGAAGGCGACAGGGCTACGGGCCTGGAGGCCACAGGCCGGAAGGCTACGGGGCTACGGGGCTACGGACCGGAAGGCCACGGGGCTGCAGGCCGGAAGGCCACGGGGCTGCAGGCCGGAAGGCCACGGGGCTGCGGGTCGAGAAGCATGGGGCGCGGCCCCTGCTTTTCAGGGGCGCGGGGAACTGCGCGAGAAGCCCCACCGGGCCCGCGCCCGCCAGACCGACCGAACCCCCCGAGCTGTCAGGCGCCCACGCGCCCACGCGCCCAGGCGCGCACGCGCCCTACGGCCGCAGCGCGCGCAGCAGCAGGTCCGCCAAGTGGTCCGCGACCTCCTGCGGGCCCATGGGGCCATCCGGGCGGTACCACGTCGACAGG from the Streptomyces sp. NBC_00310 genome contains:
- a CDS encoding phosphotransferase family protein, with protein sequence MHPDHPPGLDPDRLRALLDAERPGLVGGPLTGRLIEGGRSNLTYEVTDGTAKWVVRRPPLGHVLATAHDMKREHRVISALHPTNVPVPRPVLLCEDEDVLGAPFYVMDFVEGTPFRTADQLAPLGPERTRAAVLGLVDTLVELHAVDPAEVGLADFGRPEGFLDRQLRRWGKQLAASRNRELAGIDELHAALGLQLPPSPAPTVIHGDYRLDNVLLGDDDRIKAILDWEMSTLGDPLTDLGLLVMYSVPLAMPDSPVSTTAAAAGHPDPAEIVERYAARSGRDVSSVSWYTAFAWFKLAVILEGIHYRYTLGQTVGRGFDRIGDLVPVFIEHGLTTLRTGSQEG
- a CDS encoding acyl-CoA dehydrogenase family protein — protein: MDFAFDARTEELRAKLLAFMDEYVYPAEAVAEEQRAELASPWDTPAVVEDLKAEARRQGLWNLFLPDSEYGAGLTNLQYAPLAEITGRSPQLAPTALNCAAPDTGNMEVLSQFGDEAQKKQWLEPLLAGEIRSAFAMTEPEVASSDATNITTLIERDGDEYVVSGRKWYISGAMNPDCQIFIVMGKTDPNGADIRRQQSMILVPRDTPGVTVKRAMRVFGYEDHSHGGHAEVVFEGARVPAANLIGEEGGGFAIAQARLGPGRIHHCMRLIGMAERAIELMCRRAVAREAFGKALAQQGVVHNWIADARVAVEQLRLLVLKTAWMMDTVGNKGAHAEIQAIKIATPRTVVDIIDRAIQLHGAGGVSQDFPLAELYAGARTLMIADGPDEVHQRSLARRELKRYM